A window of Juglans regia cultivar Chandler chromosome 7, Walnut 2.0, whole genome shotgun sequence contains these coding sequences:
- the LOC108991677 gene encoding nucleosome assembly protein 1;4-like produces MSNNKDNLDLSDLGSALPAAAAALSEEDRAGLVNALKDKIQSLAVGSSDILETLSPKVRKRVEVLREIQSQHDELEAKFFEERAALEAKYQKLYEPLYTKRYEIVNGVVEVGGVAKEAAVDQEGDKAAEEKGVPDFWLTAMKTNEVLTEEITENDEGALKYLKDVKWHRIDNPRGFKLEFFFDPNPYFKNSILTKTYHMIDDDEPILEKAIGTEIEWYPGKSLTQKLLKKKPRKGSKNAKPITKTESCQSFFNFFNPPQVPEDDDDLDEDAAEELQNQMEQDYDIGSTIRDKIIPHAVSWFTGEAAQEEYEDAGDNDDDDDDEGDDENEEDEDEDEDDDEDDDDEDDEEEEGKGRKKLSTGPKKSGRTQAGEQGERPPECKQQ; encoded by the exons GATAAGATTCAGAGTTTGGCTGTGGGGAGCTCAGATATTCTAGAAACACTGTCACCCAAAGTCAGGAAGCGTGTTGAGGTTCTGAGAGAGATTCAG AGCCAACATGACGAGCTTGAGGCAAAATTCTTTGAGGAGAGAGCAGCGCTGGAGGCTAAATACCAGAAGCTTTATGAACCGCTTTACACAAAG AGATACGAGATCGTGAATGGTGTAGTTGAAGTTGGAGGAGTTGCAAAAGAAGCTGCTGTGGACCAAGAAGGGGACAAAGCGGCAGAAG AGAAAGGGGTGCCTGACTTCTGGCTTACAGCTATGAAGACTAATGAAGTACTGACTGAGGAG ATCACAGAGAATGATGAAGGGGCTCTGAAGTACCTCAAAGATGTCAAGTGGCATAGAATTGACAACCCAAGAGGTTTTAAGCTGGAGTTCTTCTTTGATCCTAATCCCTATTTCAAAAACTCCATCCTTACAAAAACATATCACAtgattgatgatgatgagccTATATTGGAGAAGGCGATTGG GACGGAGATTGAATGGTATCCAGGGAAAAGCTTGACGCAGAAGCTCCTGAAGAAGAAGCCAAGAAAGGGATCAAAGAATGCCAAACCCATCACCAAAACTGAGAGTTGTCAAAGCTTCTTCAACTTCTTTAACCCTCCACAGGTTcctgaggatgatgatgatcttgatGAAGATGCT GCTGAAGAGCTCCAAAATCAAATGGAGCAGGACTACGACATTGG ATCAACAATCCGGGATAAAATAATCCCTCATGCAGTGTCATGGTTTACGGGGGAGGCTGCACAGGAGGAGTATGAGGATGCTGgagataatgatgatgatgatgatgatgaggggGATGATGAGAATGAAGAGGATGAGGACGAGGACGAGGATGATGACGAAGATGACGACGACGAAGACGACGAGGAAGAGGAAGGCAAGGGCAGGAAGAAG TTATCAACTGGACCCAAG AAAAGTGGAAGGACACAAGCTGGGGAGCAAGGTGAGCGACCTCCAGAATGCAAGCAGCAGTAG
- the LOC108991606 gene encoding fructan 6-exohydrolase-like isoform X2: protein MLRLGIYHLFYQYNPKAAVWGSNVIWGHSTSTDLVNWTPHDPAIYPSQQSDINGCWSGSTTILPGGHPVILYTGIDTENRQVQNLAAPKNFSDPFLREWVKFKHNPLLTPNSKNKINATYFRDPSTAWLGCDGNWRVIIGSQKKERGLAILFKSNDFVHWEEAEKPLYSANKDTGMWECPDFYPVLIKSALGIDTSSNGPDVRYVLKVSFFRTPHDYYMIGTYNPDKDIFIPDNGPFKDSSLRYDYGKFYASKTFFDNKYPLHRRILWGWVNESSSAIDDIKKGWSGVQAIPRSIWLDKSGKQLVQWPIKEIETLRGTQIELPYQVLSGGSVLEVSGLTAAQADVVISFEISDFIKAEVLDPSWTNPQVICSRKDASVKGGLGPFGLLVLASEGLQEYTAVFYRIFKGHNKYVKYVVLMCSDQNRSSLNQDNDKTTYGAFVDVDPVQEKLSLRSLIDHSIVESFGAEGKACITARVYPTLAINDAEAHLYVFNNGTENIGITRLSAWSMKKAQIN from the exons ATGTTACGATTGGGAATCTACCATCTGTTCTACCAATATAACCCAAAAGCTGCAGTTTGGGGCAGCAATGTTATCTGGGGCCACTCTACATCAACGGATCTCGTGAATTGGACCCCACATGATCCAGCAATCTACCCATCACAGCAGTCTGATATCAACGGCTGCTGGTCGGGTTCCACCACGATCCTCCCCGGAGGCCACCCAGTCATCCTCTACACTGGAATTGACACTGAGAATCGCCAAGTCCAAAACTTGGCTGCGCCCAAAAACTTTTCTGACCCATTCCTTAGGGAATGGGTTAAGTTTAAACATAATCCACTACTGACACCCAATTCCAAGAACAAAATCAATGCAACCTATTTCAGAGACCCATCCACTGCTTGGCTTGGCTGTGATGGGAATTGGAGAGTGATCATTGGGAGCCAAAAGAAAGAACGGGGTTTAGCAATTCTCTTTAAGAGTAATGATTTTGTTCATTGGGAAGAAGCTGAAAAACCACTTTACTCTGCTAATAAGGACACAGGAATGTGGGAATGTCCTGATTTTTATCCAGTTTTGATCAAAAGCGCACTTGGTATTGACACTTCAAGTAATGGTCCGGATGTCAGATATGTGCTCAAGGTGAGCTTCTTTAGGACACCACATGATTACTACATGATCGGGACTTATAACCCGGACAAGGATATCTTCATTCCGGACAACGGACCATTTAAAGACTCGAGCTTGAGATATGATTATGGAAAATTTTATGCCTCAAAGACTTTCTTTGACAACAAGTACCCACTCCACAGAAGAATCTTGTGGGGTTGGGTAAATGAATCTTCAAGTGCCATTGATGATATCAAGAAGGGATGGTCTGGAGTTCAG GCGATTCCAAGGAGTATTTGGCTCGATAAATCTGGAAAACAATTGGTGCAATGGCCAATCAAAGAAATTGAAACGTTGCGTGGAACCCAGATTGAGTTGCCTTACCAGGTGCTGAGTGGCGGATCGGTGCTTGAAGTTTCTGGTCTCACAGCAGCACAG GCAGACgttgtgatttcatttgaaataagCGATTTTATTAAAGCTGAAGTGCTGGATCCAAGTTGGACCAACCCACAAGTAATTTGTAGTCGAAAGGATGCATCAGTTAAAGGTGGCCTAGGGCCCTTTGGGTTGCTAGTTTTGGCTTCGGAAGGCCTGCAGGAATATACAGCAGTATTCTACAGAATATTCAAAGGCCATAACAAATATGTCAAATATGTGGTGCTGATGTGCAGCGACCAAaacag ATCTTCCTTGAATCAAGATAATGATAAGACCACTTATGGGGCATTTGTGGATGTGGACCCTGTTCAGGAGAAGCTGTCACTCAGAAGCTTG ATTGATCACTCTATCGTGGAGAGCTTTGGTGCAGAAGGAAAGGCTTGCATCACAGCTAGGGTTTATCCTACATTGGCCATTAATGATGCTGAGGCTCACTTGTATGTTTTCAATAATGGAACTGAGAATATTGGGATCACCAGATTGAGTGCTTGGAGCATGAAGAAAGCTCAAATAAattga
- the LOC109012370 gene encoding protein indeterminate-domain 7-like isoform X1, which translates to MIKGLMFQQQIQQPVLEENMSNLTSASGDASVSSGNRTELGNNYSQQHFASPPPQTQPAAKKKRNLPGNPDPDAEVIALSPKSLLATNRFICEICNKGFQRDQNLQLHRRGHNLPWKLKQRTSKEVRKKVYVCPEPSCVHHDPSRALGDLTGIKKHFCRKHGEKKWKCDKCSKRYAVQSDWKAHSKTCGTREYRCDCGTLFSRRDSFITHRAFCDALAEESARAITTNQLLSSQPGPSASHINQLPPQFNPQDLHAFSLKKEQQSFSLRQEIPPWLAFPGPPPIDISSSSSFFSTRLDHQEFAQTHPDLALHETQNSNPSLGPTLPPYLLAPSPHMSATALLQKAAQMGATISSNTGSSPTMMRPTHQAHVPTASDSGNNTTGKFGSILSSRGEMATGFAHGLAPFGNKAAGPSASAATTTTGASTGAASGVPPSLLHDMVGSLSSSTGFEGTSFEDAFGGILNSKKDVNQHESLSKTPNSRSNLSRAHETGGSHGGEGLTRDFLGLRALSHSDILNITGFGNCMNTSNEHQNQPQKPWQG; encoded by the exons atgataaaaGGTTTGATGTTCCAACAACAGATACAGCAGCCAGTTCTGGAGGAAAACATGTCTAATTTGACTTCTGCGTCTGGTGATGCAAGTGTTTCTTCAGGCAACAGAACTGAGTTAGGGAACAACTATTCTCAACAACACTTTGCTTCACCGCCACCCCAAACTCAACCTGCAgcgaagaaaaagagaaacctTCCAGGCAACCCAG ACCCAGATGCGGAAGTGATAGCTTTGTCTCCCAAGAGTCTCCTGGCAACAAACAGATTTATTTGTGAGATCTGTAACAAAGGGTTTCAAAGGGATCAGAATCTTCAACTTCATAGAAGAGGGCATAATTTGCCTTGGAAGCTAAAGCAGAGAACAAGTAAAGAGGTAAGGAAGAAGGTGTACGTGTGCCCAGAACCTAGCTGTGTGCACCATGACCCATCAAGGGCTCTTGGGGACCTGACTGGGATCAAGAAGCACTTCTGCAGAAAGCATGGCGAGAAGAAGTGGAAATGTGACAAGTGCTCAAAGAGGTATGCAGTTCAATCAGATTGGAAAGCTCACTCCAAGACCTGTGGCACTAGGGAGTACAGATGTGATTGTGGAACCCTTTTCTCAAG GAGGGATAGTTTCATCACCCACAGAGCTTTCTGTGATGCATTGGCAGAGGAGAGTGCAAGAGCCATCACAACAAACCAACTTCTGTCCTCTCAACCTGGCCCTTCAGCGTCTCACATAAACCAGCTCCCGCCCCAGTTCAATCCCCAAGACCTCCACgcattttctttgaagaaaGAGCAACAAAGCTTCAGTCTAAGGCAAGAGATACCCCCATGGCTAGCTTTTCCTGGCCCACCACCTATAGATATCTCCTCATCATCGTCATTCTTCTCCACGAGATTAGACCATCAAGAATTCGCACAGACTCACCCAGATTTAGCCCTCCATGAAACGCAGAACTCTAACCCTAGTCTTGGCCCCACTCTCCCTCCCTACCTACTAGCACCCTCTCCACACATGTCAGCCACTGCATTGCTGCAGAAGGCAGCTCAGATGGGTGCAACCATAAGCAGCAACACTGGCTCATCACCAACCATGATGAGGCCCACCCACCAGGCTCACGTGCCTACTGCTTCTGATTCTGGCAACAATACAACTGGTAAGTTTGGCTCGATTTTGTCCTCACGTGGAGAAATGGCCACTGGGTTTGCCCATGGCTTGGCTCCTTTTGGGAATAAAGCTGCAGGCCCTTCTGCCTCTGCAGCGACCACTACTACAGGAGCAAGTACTGGTGCAGCCTCAGGTGTTCCTCCTTCCCTTCTTCATGACATGGTGggttctctttcttcttccactGGGTTTGAAGGAACTTCTTTTGAGGATGCATTTGGAGGGATTTTGAATTCAAAGAAAGATGTTAATCAGCATGAATCTCTCTCAAAAACACCCAACAGCAGGAGCAATCTCAGTAGGGCTCATGAAACTGGCGGGAGTCATGGTGGTGAAGGTTTGACTAGAGATTTTTTGGGTCTTAGAGCTCTCTCTCACAGTGACATTCTCAATATTACTGGTTTTGGTAATTGCATGAACACTTCCAACGAGCATCAAAATCAACCCCAAAAACCTTGGCAAGGTtag
- the LOC108991676 gene encoding beta-fructofuranosidase, cell wall isozyme-like, whose product MAISSAWLVFCFLFLRHAVVELEASHHVYRNLQVSSSPSEHQPYRTSYHFQPPQNWINDPNGPMIYRGLYHLFYQYNPKGAVWGNIVWAHSTSTDLVNWTPHEPAIYPSQPSDINGCWSGSTTILPWGTPVFLYTGIDPQNHQVQNLAIPKNLSDPYLREWVKSPKNPLMAPTSANQINSSSFRDPTSAWLGPDGTWRVIIGSKRHTRGLAILYRSKDFIRWVKSQHPLHSAKDTGMWECPDFFPVMVNSKLGVDTSIMGPDVKHVLKVSLDDTKHEYYTIGTYNLGKDIYVPDKGQVDSDSGLRYDYGKYYASKTFFDSAKNRRILLGWINESSSVADDIKKGWSGVHAIPRTLWLDTSGKQLVQWPIREIEKLRGHEVHLPKQVLEGGSALEVSGVTAVQADVEVSFGISELEKAEMLNPSWTNPQVLCSKKGASVKGGLGPFGLLVLASKGLQEYTAVFFRIFKGQDKYVVLMCSDQSRSSLNNDNDKTNYGAFLEVDPSREKLSLRSLIDHSIVESFGGKGKACITARVYPTLAIDDKAHLHVFNNGTENVQFTVSAWSMKKAHLS is encoded by the exons ATGGCCATCTCTTCTGCTTGGCTGGTTTTCTGTTTTCTCTTTCTCCGTCATGCTGTTGTTGAGCTTGAAGCTTCCCATCATGTTTACAGAAACCTTCAAGTTTCTTCATCTCCTTCTGAACATCAGCCTTATAGAACTTCTTATCACTTCCAACCCCCCCAAAACTGGATCAATG ATCCCAATG GACCAATGATTTACAGGGGACTTTACCATCTTTTCTACCAATACAATCCCAAAGGTGCAGTTTGGGGCAACATTGTCTGGGCCCACTCTACGTCAACGGACTTGGTGAACTGGACCCCGCATGAGCCGGCCATCTACCCATCACAGCCGTCCGATATCAATGGCTGCTGGTCTGGCTCCACCACAATCCTCCCCTGGGGCACCCCAGTTTTTCTCTACACAGGAATTGACCCCCAGAACCATCAGGTCCAAAATTTGGCCATTCCCAAAAACCTCTCTGATCCATACCTTAGGGAATGGGTCAAGTCCCCCAAAAATCCATTGATGGCACCCACTTCGGCTAACCAAATCAATTCAAGCTCCTTTAGGGACCCAACCTCTGCTTGGTTAGGCCCTGATGGCACTTGGAGAGTGATCATTGGAAGCAAAAGGCACACCAGGGGATTAGCTATTCTTTATAGAAGTAAAGACTTCATTCGTTGGGTTAAATCCCAGCACCCACTTCACTCGGCAAAGGACACCGGAATGTGGGAATGCCCTGACTTTTTCCCGGTTATGGTCAATTCCAAACTTGGTGTTGACACATCAATCATGGGTCCGGATGTTAAACATGTGCTCAAGGTGAGCTTGGACGACACCAAACACGAGTACTACACGATTGGAACTTATAACCTTGGCAAGGATATCTACGTTCCGGACAAGGGGCAGGTGGACAGCGATTCAGGGTTGAGATATGATTATGGAAAGTATTATGCTTCGAAAACTTTCTTTGACAGCGCAAAGAACAGAAGAATTTTGTTGGGTTGGATCAATGAGTCTTCGAGTGTCGCTGATGATATTAAGAAGGGATGGTCTGGAGTTCAC GCAATTCCAAGGACACTTTGGCTGGATACATCTGGAAAACAATTGGTACAATGGCCCATAAGAGAAATTGAAAAGCTGCGTGGACACGAAGTCCACTTGCCTAAGCAAGTGCTTGAGGGAGGATCAGCACTCGAAGTTTCTGGTGTCACAGCAGTGCAG GCTGATGTTGAGGTTTCATTCGGAATAAGTGAGTTGGAGAAGGCAGAAATGCTGAACCCAAGTTGGACAAATCCACAAGTGCTGTGCAGCAAAAAGGGTGCATCAGTTAAAGGGGGTTTGGGACCATTTGGACTGCTAGTTTTGGCTTCAAAGGGCTTGCAAGAGTACACAGCAGTGTTCTTTAGAATATTCAAAGGCCAAGACAAATATGTGGTGTTAATGTGCAGTGACCAAAGCAG GTCTTCCTTGAATAATGACAATGATAAGACAAATTATGGGGCTTTTCTGGAAGTGGACCCTTCACGCGAGAAGCTGTCACTCAGAAGTTTG ATTGATCATTCCATTGTGGAGAGCTTTGGTGGAAAAGGAAAGGCTTGCATCACGGCTAGAGTTTACCCCACATTGGCAATTGATGATAAAGCCCACTTGCACGTTTTCAATAATGGAACTGAGAACGTCCAATTCACAGTTAGTGCTTGGAGCATGAAGAAAGCTCATCTCAGTTAG
- the LOC108999538 gene encoding putative hydrolase C777.06c — MVLFLGTIRPSPSLSCFALYRRQILLKSSAISVPINVFSPFRRIFQASLQTNSTNEDAGFHLPANQSEIIFMGTGTSEGVPRVSCLTNPVKLCLVCSKAVEPGNKNRRLNTSILIRYPGASGRCNILIDAGKFFYHSALRWFPMFGIRTLDAVIITHSHADAIGGLDDLRDWTNNVQPHIPIYVAQRDFELMKKTHYYLVDTSIILPGAAVSELQFNIIDEEPFVVHDLKFTPLPVWHGRDYRSLGFRFGNICYISDVSGIPKETYPLLKDCEILILDALRPDRSSSTHFGLPRALEEVRKIQPKRALFTGMMHLMDHEKVNDYLKKLMETEGLDVQLSYDGLRIPVTL; from the exons ATGGTTCTATTTCTGGGCACAATTCGCCCTTCTCCTTCTCTATCCTGTTTTGCCCTTTACAGACGCCAAATCTTGCTCAAAAGTTCTGCCATTTCGGTTCCCATAAATGTGTTCTCTCCCTTCAGACGAATCTTTCAGGCTTCGCTTCAAACTA ATTCTACAAATGAGGATGCTGGATTTCATTTACCTGCCAACCAATCTGAAATCATATTTATGGGGACAGGAACCAGTGAAGGGGTTCCACGTGTGAGCTGCCTGACAAATCCTGTAAAGTTATGTCTG GTTTGCTCAAAAGCTGTGGAACCAGGTAATAAAAATAGAAGACTCAACACAAGCATCCTTATTCGTTATCCTGGGGCCTCTGGAAGATGTAACATTCTCATAGATGCTGGAAA GTTCTTCTATCACAGTGCCCTCCGATGGTTTCCCATGTTTGG GATAAGAACACTTGATGCGGTTATTATTACTCATTCTCATGCTGATGCAATAGGAG GCCTTGATGATCTTCGTGATTGGACAAACAATGTCCAGCCCCACATTCCAATTTATGTGGCCCAGCGCGATTTTGAG TTGATGAAGAAGACACATTATTACTTAGTGGATACAAGTATCATTTTACCCGGTGCTGCAGTCTCAGAATTGCAATTCAATATCATAGATGAGGAGCCATTTGTCGTCCATGATCTAAAG tttACCCCTTTACCAGTATGGCATGGCCGTGATTATCGTTCCCTTGGATTTCGTTTTGGTAACATTTGTTACATAAG TGATGTTAGCGGGATACCTAAAGAAACTTATCCACTTCTGAAGGACTGTGAAATCCTGAtactg GATGCTTTAAGGCCAGATCGGTCTTCTTCAACACATTTCGGACTTCCAAGG GCTTTGGAGGAGGTACGGAAAATCCAACCAAAGAGAGCACTTTTCACTG GTATGATGCATTTGATGGATCATGAAAAAGTGAACGATTATCTTAAGAAACTGATGGAGACAGAGGGTCTTGATGTACAACTGAGCTATGATGGACTCCGCATACCAGTAACGCTTTAG
- the LOC108991606 gene encoding beta-fructofuranosidase, cell wall isozyme-like isoform X1, with product MAVSCIWLMFFFSLFGHGVLELVEAFHHVYLNVHQTAQYSTSGNQPYRTSYHFQPPKNWMNDPNGPMLRLGIYHLFYQYNPKAAVWGSNVIWGHSTSTDLVNWTPHDPAIYPSQQSDINGCWSGSTTILPGGHPVILYTGIDTENRQVQNLAAPKNFSDPFLREWVKFKHNPLLTPNSKNKINATYFRDPSTAWLGCDGNWRVIIGSQKKERGLAILFKSNDFVHWEEAEKPLYSANKDTGMWECPDFYPVLIKSALGIDTSSNGPDVRYVLKVSFFRTPHDYYMIGTYNPDKDIFIPDNGPFKDSSLRYDYGKFYASKTFFDNKYPLHRRILWGWVNESSSAIDDIKKGWSGVQAIPRSIWLDKSGKQLVQWPIKEIETLRGTQIELPYQVLSGGSVLEVSGLTAAQADVVISFEISDFIKAEVLDPSWTNPQVICSRKDASVKGGLGPFGLLVLASEGLQEYTAVFYRIFKGHNKYVKYVVLMCSDQNRSSLNQDNDKTTYGAFVDVDPVQEKLSLRSLIDHSIVESFGAEGKACITARVYPTLAINDAEAHLYVFNNGTENIGITRLSAWSMKKAQIN from the exons ATGGCTGTGTCTTGTATCTGGCTAATGttcttcttttccctctttGGCCATGGTGTTCTTGAGCTCGTTGAGGCTTTCCACCATGTTTACCTAAACGTACATCAAACTGCACAATATTCTACTTCTGGGAATCAGCCTTACCGAACTTCTTATCACTTCCAGCCTCCCAAAAATTGGATGAATG ATCCTAATG GACCAATGTTACGATTGGGAATCTACCATCTGTTCTACCAATATAACCCAAAAGCTGCAGTTTGGGGCAGCAATGTTATCTGGGGCCACTCTACATCAACGGATCTCGTGAATTGGACCCCACATGATCCAGCAATCTACCCATCACAGCAGTCTGATATCAACGGCTGCTGGTCGGGTTCCACCACGATCCTCCCCGGAGGCCACCCAGTCATCCTCTACACTGGAATTGACACTGAGAATCGCCAAGTCCAAAACTTGGCTGCGCCCAAAAACTTTTCTGACCCATTCCTTAGGGAATGGGTTAAGTTTAAACATAATCCACTACTGACACCCAATTCCAAGAACAAAATCAATGCAACCTATTTCAGAGACCCATCCACTGCTTGGCTTGGCTGTGATGGGAATTGGAGAGTGATCATTGGGAGCCAAAAGAAAGAACGGGGTTTAGCAATTCTCTTTAAGAGTAATGATTTTGTTCATTGGGAAGAAGCTGAAAAACCACTTTACTCTGCTAATAAGGACACAGGAATGTGGGAATGTCCTGATTTTTATCCAGTTTTGATCAAAAGCGCACTTGGTATTGACACTTCAAGTAATGGTCCGGATGTCAGATATGTGCTCAAGGTGAGCTTCTTTAGGACACCACATGATTACTACATGATCGGGACTTATAACCCGGACAAGGATATCTTCATTCCGGACAACGGACCATTTAAAGACTCGAGCTTGAGATATGATTATGGAAAATTTTATGCCTCAAAGACTTTCTTTGACAACAAGTACCCACTCCACAGAAGAATCTTGTGGGGTTGGGTAAATGAATCTTCAAGTGCCATTGATGATATCAAGAAGGGATGGTCTGGAGTTCAG GCGATTCCAAGGAGTATTTGGCTCGATAAATCTGGAAAACAATTGGTGCAATGGCCAATCAAAGAAATTGAAACGTTGCGTGGAACCCAGATTGAGTTGCCTTACCAGGTGCTGAGTGGCGGATCGGTGCTTGAAGTTTCTGGTCTCACAGCAGCACAG GCAGACgttgtgatttcatttgaaataagCGATTTTATTAAAGCTGAAGTGCTGGATCCAAGTTGGACCAACCCACAAGTAATTTGTAGTCGAAAGGATGCATCAGTTAAAGGTGGCCTAGGGCCCTTTGGGTTGCTAGTTTTGGCTTCGGAAGGCCTGCAGGAATATACAGCAGTATTCTACAGAATATTCAAAGGCCATAACAAATATGTCAAATATGTGGTGCTGATGTGCAGCGACCAAaacag ATCTTCCTTGAATCAAGATAATGATAAGACCACTTATGGGGCATTTGTGGATGTGGACCCTGTTCAGGAGAAGCTGTCACTCAGAAGCTTG ATTGATCACTCTATCGTGGAGAGCTTTGGTGCAGAAGGAAAGGCTTGCATCACAGCTAGGGTTTATCCTACATTGGCCATTAATGATGCTGAGGCTCACTTGTATGTTTTCAATAATGGAACTGAGAATATTGGGATCACCAGATTGAGTGCTTGGAGCATGAAGAAAGCTCAAATAAattga
- the LOC109012370 gene encoding protein indeterminate-domain 7-like isoform X2, whose protein sequence is MSNLTSASGDASVSSGNRTELGNNYSQQHFASPPPQTQPAAKKKRNLPGNPDPDAEVIALSPKSLLATNRFICEICNKGFQRDQNLQLHRRGHNLPWKLKQRTSKEVRKKVYVCPEPSCVHHDPSRALGDLTGIKKHFCRKHGEKKWKCDKCSKRYAVQSDWKAHSKTCGTREYRCDCGTLFSRRDSFITHRAFCDALAEESARAITTNQLLSSQPGPSASHINQLPPQFNPQDLHAFSLKKEQQSFSLRQEIPPWLAFPGPPPIDISSSSSFFSTRLDHQEFAQTHPDLALHETQNSNPSLGPTLPPYLLAPSPHMSATALLQKAAQMGATISSNTGSSPTMMRPTHQAHVPTASDSGNNTTGKFGSILSSRGEMATGFAHGLAPFGNKAAGPSASAATTTTGASTGAASGVPPSLLHDMVGSLSSSTGFEGTSFEDAFGGILNSKKDVNQHESLSKTPNSRSNLSRAHETGGSHGGEGLTRDFLGLRALSHSDILNITGFGNCMNTSNEHQNQPQKPWQG, encoded by the exons ATGTCTAATTTGACTTCTGCGTCTGGTGATGCAAGTGTTTCTTCAGGCAACAGAACTGAGTTAGGGAACAACTATTCTCAACAACACTTTGCTTCACCGCCACCCCAAACTCAACCTGCAgcgaagaaaaagagaaacctTCCAGGCAACCCAG ACCCAGATGCGGAAGTGATAGCTTTGTCTCCCAAGAGTCTCCTGGCAACAAACAGATTTATTTGTGAGATCTGTAACAAAGGGTTTCAAAGGGATCAGAATCTTCAACTTCATAGAAGAGGGCATAATTTGCCTTGGAAGCTAAAGCAGAGAACAAGTAAAGAGGTAAGGAAGAAGGTGTACGTGTGCCCAGAACCTAGCTGTGTGCACCATGACCCATCAAGGGCTCTTGGGGACCTGACTGGGATCAAGAAGCACTTCTGCAGAAAGCATGGCGAGAAGAAGTGGAAATGTGACAAGTGCTCAAAGAGGTATGCAGTTCAATCAGATTGGAAAGCTCACTCCAAGACCTGTGGCACTAGGGAGTACAGATGTGATTGTGGAACCCTTTTCTCAAG GAGGGATAGTTTCATCACCCACAGAGCTTTCTGTGATGCATTGGCAGAGGAGAGTGCAAGAGCCATCACAACAAACCAACTTCTGTCCTCTCAACCTGGCCCTTCAGCGTCTCACATAAACCAGCTCCCGCCCCAGTTCAATCCCCAAGACCTCCACgcattttctttgaagaaaGAGCAACAAAGCTTCAGTCTAAGGCAAGAGATACCCCCATGGCTAGCTTTTCCTGGCCCACCACCTATAGATATCTCCTCATCATCGTCATTCTTCTCCACGAGATTAGACCATCAAGAATTCGCACAGACTCACCCAGATTTAGCCCTCCATGAAACGCAGAACTCTAACCCTAGTCTTGGCCCCACTCTCCCTCCCTACCTACTAGCACCCTCTCCACACATGTCAGCCACTGCATTGCTGCAGAAGGCAGCTCAGATGGGTGCAACCATAAGCAGCAACACTGGCTCATCACCAACCATGATGAGGCCCACCCACCAGGCTCACGTGCCTACTGCTTCTGATTCTGGCAACAATACAACTGGTAAGTTTGGCTCGATTTTGTCCTCACGTGGAGAAATGGCCACTGGGTTTGCCCATGGCTTGGCTCCTTTTGGGAATAAAGCTGCAGGCCCTTCTGCCTCTGCAGCGACCACTACTACAGGAGCAAGTACTGGTGCAGCCTCAGGTGTTCCTCCTTCCCTTCTTCATGACATGGTGggttctctttcttcttccactGGGTTTGAAGGAACTTCTTTTGAGGATGCATTTGGAGGGATTTTGAATTCAAAGAAAGATGTTAATCAGCATGAATCTCTCTCAAAAACACCCAACAGCAGGAGCAATCTCAGTAGGGCTCATGAAACTGGCGGGAGTCATGGTGGTGAAGGTTTGACTAGAGATTTTTTGGGTCTTAGAGCTCTCTCTCACAGTGACATTCTCAATATTACTGGTTTTGGTAATTGCATGAACACTTCCAACGAGCATCAAAATCAACCCCAAAAACCTTGGCAAGGTtag